In the Drosophila takahashii strain IR98-3 E-12201 chromosome 3R, DtakHiC1v2, whole genome shotgun sequence genome, one interval contains:
- the LOC108069710 gene encoding uncharacterized protein yields MKLQLALSALFVILCGLVQAYDGDGQPGCKSQVELDIGLFRNNWDATSYWKCETLDKPASELKCPSETGFMDSLKNCVSWEEWEWEKPVAPISEAD; encoded by the coding sequence ATGAAGCTTCAGCTCGCCCTTAGCGCTCTCTTTGTGATTTTGTGTGGCCTTGTCCAAGCCTATGATGGTGACGGACAACCGGGTTGCAAGTCCCAAGTCGAGCTAGATATAGGACTCTTTCGAAACAATTGGGATGCCACGTCGTACTGGAAGTGTGAGACACTTGACAAACCAGCCAGCGAATTGAAGTGCCCCAGCGAAACGGGATTCATGGATAGTCTCAAGAACTGTGTCAGCTGGGAGGAATGGGAGTGGGAGAAACCCGTGGCCCCGATCAGCGAAGCAGATTAA
- the Skp2 gene encoding S-phase kinase-associated protein 2: protein MSSRKNRGTENMENLCPVTRKRSTSKNPASAVGALVSATKSSHYEHPSSPSALTFEALEEMGIGMLDSEESSSSALSAMALAVSASATSDDNSNETTPYANVPRMAHQLQHTQRLSLGSTADTTQDSITVEDALSLTRQSAEKLQTLVQAKRSTLVSDCGSNSNSPSKRLRNPLAAVTCNNQSEAAAPLNFQPSTSRLAQVRQAKKPLTAQITSRLMPSDSFFVYRTPAMSAHINSGINYFERLSDEILLDIFKWLPKKTLLRMATVCRRFNRCSRDETLWTRLDLGLRTIRPGALEQIVRRGVLVLRLAQASIQEPAFTPSSAGLRVRLQYLDLSMASINRSSLLTLLSHCRQLKKISLENTELDDSICTEIAKNKALEAVNLTMTSGLTANSVRLLMESLTNLSSLNISWTDLSADAVTALVTHISPNVIRLNIAGCRRVLFDSHVASLQKRCPQLLELDLSDCNSLTPAAITAIMKFKMLEYLSVSRCYLIPATRFIELKAMASLTYLDIFGMLSDAAMEVLEKQMPKMGINKFIHSSVSRPTVGTRRTSIWGLRTRD, encoded by the exons ATGAGCAGTCGAAAGAACAGAGGTAcagaaaatatggaaaatctGTGCCCTGTCACCAG AAAACGCTCGACCAGTAAGAACCCCGCATCGGCCGTGGGCGCACTAGTTTCCGCCACGAAGTCGTCCCACTACGAGCACCCTTCATCGCCCTCTGCACTAACATTTGAGGCCCTGGAGGAAATGGGCATCGGAATGCTGGACTCCGAGGAGAGCAGTTCCTCAGCCCTCTCAGCCATGGCGTTGGCAGTCAGTGCCAGTGCCACCAGCGACGACAACTCCAACGAGACAACTCCATACGCAAATGTGCCGCGCATGGCACACCAGCTCCAGCATACTCAGCGCCTGAGCCTGGGATCCACGGCGGACACCACACAGGACAGTATTACTGTAGAGGATGCACTATCCCTGACCCGCCAGTCGGCCGAAAAGCTGCAGACCCTGGTCCAAGCAAAGCGCTCGACGTTGGTTTCTGACTGCGGCAGTAACTCGAATTCGCCCAGCAAGCGCTTGCGAAACCCCCTAGCTGCAGTCACCTGCAACAACCAGAGTGAGGCGGCGGCACCGCTCAACTTTCAACCCTCCACCAGCAGATTGGCACAAGTTCGACAGGCAAAGAAGCCTTTGACAGCACAGATCACTTCACGTCTTATGCCCTCGGACAGCTTCTTTGTGTACCGAACCCCTGCCATGAGCGCCCACATCAACAGCGGGATAAACTACTTCGAAAGGCTCTCCGACGAAATACTCTTGGACATTTTCAAGTGGCTTCCGAAGAAGACGCTACTTCGAATGGCCACCGTTTGTCGGCGCTTTAACCGCTGTTCCCGTGATGAGACCTTGTGGACAAGGTTGGATCTGGGTCTGCGGACTATTCGCCCTGGCGCCCTCGAGCAAATTGTGCGGCGAGGAGTCCTGGTATTACGCCTGGCCCAGGCTAGT ATCCAGGAGCCAGCTTTCACACCATCATCGGCAGGCTTAAGGGTGCGACTGCAATATCTTGACTTGAGCATGGCCTCTATTAACCGAAGTTCACTTCTCACACTATTGTCCCACTGCCgccaactaaaaaaaataagcttAGAAAACACTGAGCTCGATGATAGCATCTGCACGGAAATCGCCAAAAATAAAGCTTTGGAGGCAGTTAATCTGACCATGACCAGCGGTTTAACAGCCAACAGTGTGCGCCTGCTGATGGAGTCTCTGACCAATCTAAGCAGCTTAAACATATCGTGGACTGATCTAAGTGCAGATGCTGTAACGGCGTTGGTCACACACATCTCCCCCAATGTTATTCGGCTTAATATCGCTGGCTGCCGACGTGTTTTGTTTGACTCTC atGTAGCATCGCTACAAAAACGATGCCCTCAGCTGTTGGAACTCGATCTATCGGACTGTAATAGCCTAACCCCAGCAGCCATTACAGCAATTATGAAGTTTAAGATGCTGGAGTATTTGTCCGTTTCCCGTTGTTATCTCATTCCGGCTACAAGATTTAT TGAACTAAAGGCTATGGCCTCTCTGACTTATTTGGACATATTTGGGATGCTGTCGGACGCTGCAATGGAAGTCCTTGAGAAACAAATGCCCAAAATGGGCATCAACAAGTTCATTCACAGTTCGGTTTCACGCCCGACTGTGGGCACACGTCGCACATCGATTTGGGGGCTTCGCACACGCGACTAA